A genomic region of Alligator mississippiensis isolate rAllMis1 chromosome 4, rAllMis1, whole genome shotgun sequence contains the following coding sequences:
- the CCDC59 gene encoding thyroid transcription factor 1-associated protein 26: MAPAGRQAAPQRGTTAAPGPSQKRPPRRGSARPGQGFVSWRKQKIQWEYKKLLKRERKANSPQDVLYTDTYPEHLKHLYLAEEEMLKQQHKAKSNPVLLEQKCNMAVKSATNERKCKKTSNQKAKEEYEKVKTERAKKKEAAEKRKQEREEAQRLYKQKKMEAYKILRKRTKKGQPNLNLQMEFLLQKIQQKT, from the exons ATGGCGCCGGCGGGGAGGCAGGCTGCGCCACAGCGGGGCACCACGGCGGCTCCGGGCCCCAGCCAGAAGCGACCTCCTCGGCGGGGGAGCGCTCGACCCG GACAAGGGTTTGTATCTTGGAGGAAGCAAAAGATCCAATGGGAATACAAGAAATTAttgaagagggaaagaaaagccaACTCTCCCCAGGATGTTCTCTACACAGATACTTATCCAGAACACTTGAAGCACCTCTATTTAGCTGAAGAGGAAATGCTTAAGCAACAACACAAGGCTAAAAGCAATCCAGTTTTGTTGGAACAAAAGTGCAACATGGCAGTGAA ATCAGCTACTAATGAAAGGAAATGTAAGAAAACATCAAATCAAAAAGCAAAAGAAGAATATGAGAAAGTAAAGACTGAACGTGCTAAGAAGAAAGAG gcagcagagaaaaggaaacaagaaagagaagaagCCCAAAGGCTctataaacaaaagaaaatggaagctTATAAAATACTAAGGAAAAGGACCAAAAAGGGACAGCCAAATCTAAATTTACAAATGGAGTTTCTCCTTCAGaaaatacaacaaaaaacatAA